The region AGGATAGATCCGTACGCCAACGCGTTCAATCAGGAACCTAACGGCGAAGGCCATACTGAGGATCTGCCGAAAAACAATCCTTGGGTGTTTGAACGCAAATATGAGGTCGACTCCCTCTGCTATCCCATTCGCCTGCTTTATTCATATTACAAGCAGACCGGCAAAACCGAAATAATAAAGAACGAACTTGAATCCGTAATGCGTATCATTATCGATCAGTGGAGGATCGAGCAGCGGCACGAAGAGAATTCGCCTTATTACTTCATTCGTCTCGAAGACGGACTCACCCCGGACGACTTTCCGTACGGCGGCAGAGGCGCGCCCGCAGCGTATACCGGTATGACGCGTTCCGCCTTCAGACCGAGCGACGACGACTGCGTTTACGGTTATCTAACCGCTTCCGAAATGTTTGCAACTGTCGTTCTCGGTTACGCCGCGGAAATGCTCCGCAGCGTTTGCGGCAACGAATCGCTCGCGTCCGAATGCGACGCGCTACGAAATGAAATAGACGACGGGATACGGAACTACTGCATCGTTGAGCACGAAAAATACGGCAGGATCTACGCGTGCGAAACCGACGGAATGGGCCGTTACTCCATGATCGACGACGCAAACGTGCCCAGTCTGCTGTCTATACCGTATATAGGATATTCCGCCGCCGACGATGAGATTTATCTCAACACCCGCCGTTTCCTGTTAAGCGCGGATAACCCTTATTACTACTGCGGTAAATACGCCAGAGGCATCGGTTCGCCGCACACCCCTCATAATTATGTGTGGCATATGTCGCTTGCAATGCAGGGTTTGACCTCTAACGACGACGTCGAAAAACGCGAAATGCTCGATATGATCGTTTCCACCGACGCCGGAAAACGTCACCTTCACGAAGGATTCGACGTTGACAATCCATGCAACTACACGCGTGAATGGTTCACCTGGCCGGAAGCGCTGTTCGCCGAGTTTGTTGAAAAATGCATAGACGGCGGTATTATATAAATATGAATGCGTTTTTCCGCTCCGGCGTGAGCATAATAATACAAACGCATTTTTTCAAATGATTATAAAAATGTCTTGATATTATCATCATAATTTGATATACTTTCTTTGAATATACAGTTATAATCTTACAGCGTCTGTTTAACCGGAGGAGCAAATGAAGCTGTTAAGGAAGATATTCCCGAAATACGCGGTCATTCCCCTTTGGACCGTACTGGGTTTCAATATGCTTGCCTATTACCTGCCGAAGCTGCTTTTACTGCTCGGCGTTATCGGTCCTCCGCATATGCTTGCGGAAGATACGACGGCAAACGTAAATTTGATATTTCTCGGCGTTGACGTCCCGCTCGTTCCCGTATTCATAATCATATACGTGCTTTCGTACGTGCAATGGGTCGTCGGCTTCACGCTTATCGCAAGGGAGAGCGAAGAACTCTGCTATCGCTTCATGACCGGAGAGATCATCGCGAAGTTCATTTCTCTGACGGTATTTAT is a window of Clostridia bacterium DNA encoding:
- a CDS encoding glycoside hydrolase family 125 protein; amino-acid sequence: MKLPTSLIKRIDFYSSKIKNNERLCELYRNCCASTLETAVRKCDDGTYFVLTGDIPAMWLRDSSAQVYHYVALANDPEIAEIIEGVIKRQFMYIRIDPYANAFNQEPNGEGHTEDLPKNNPWVFERKYEVDSLCYPIRLLYSYYKQTGKTEIIKNELESVMRIIIDQWRIEQRHEENSPYYFIRLEDGLTPDDFPYGGRGAPAAYTGMTRSAFRPSDDDCVYGYLTASEMFATVVLGYAAEMLRSVCGNESLASECDALRNEIDDGIRNYCIVEHEKYGRIYACETDGMGRYSMIDDANVPSLLSIPYIGYSAADDEIYLNTRRFLLSADNPYYYCGKYARGIGSPHTPHNYVWHMSLAMQGLTSNDDVEKREMLDMIVSTDAGKRHLHEGFDVDNPCNYTREWFTWPEALFAEFVEKCIDGGII